GGATCGTGATTGTCGGGGGCGGAGCCGGGGGGCTGGAGTTGGCGACCCGCCTGGGCCGGACGCTGGGCGCGCGCCATCGCGCGCAGGTCGTGCTGGTGGACGGCTCGCCTACCCATATCTGGAAACCGCTGCTGCATGAGGTGGCCACCGGCGCGCTGAACACCGGCGAGGACGAGGTCAACTATTTCGCCCATGGCTACCGCAACGGCTACGATTTCGAGTTCGGCTACATGCAGGGCCTGGATCAGAAGCGCCGTACCATCCGCCTGTCCGCCATCAAGGGGCGCGATGGCCTGCCGCTGAGCCCGGAGCGCGAGATCAGCTACGACTGGCTGGTGCTGGCCGTCGGCGCGGAGGCCAATGACTTCGGCACCCCGGGGGTGGCCGAGCACGCGATGTTCCTGAATACGCCCAACGACGCCGAAAAGCTGCGCCACCGCGTGCTGGAGCAGGCCTTCCGCGCCAGCAGCGGCGAGGAACCGGCGCGGGCGCTGTCCATCGCCATCGTCGGCGGCGGCGCCACCGGCGTGGAATTGGCGGCGGAGCTGAACCACACCATGTGCGAGCTGCATCACTACGGCGCGCGTCTGCAGCCGGAGCGGGTGCGGATCAGCGTGATCGAGGGGGCTGAGCGCATCCTGGCCGCCGCGCCGCCGTCCTTGTCGGCTTATGCCGAGGAACAGCTGGAGGCCAAGCGCATCCAGGTGCTGACCAAGAGCCTGGTGGCGGAAGTGGCGGCGGACGGCGTGACGCTGAAGGATGGCCGCAAGGTGGAGGCCGACATCACCGTATGGGCGGCCGGGGTGAAGGCGCCGGGCTGGCTGGGTGGCTTGGACGGGCTGGAAACCAATCGCGTCAACCAGCTGGTGGTGGATACCCGGCTGCATTGCGCTGGTGGCGACTGCGTCTACGCGATGGGCGACTGCGCCGCCGCGCCGGACGGAGACAGCGGCCGCATGCTGGCCGCGACCGCCCAGGTGGCGCATCAACAGGCGCGCTACTTGGCGGACGAGCTGGCGCGCAGGCTGGACGACAAGCCGGCGCGGCCATTCGTCTTCAAGCCGCAGGGCATGATGGTGTCGCTAGGCAAGCACACCGCGGTGGGCAGCCTGGCGGCGCTGGTGGGCCCCAAGCGCGACTACCACGTGGAAGGCCGCGGCGCGAAGCTGATCTACGCCTCGCTGTACCGGATGCACCAGGCGGCGGTGCACGGCTGGGTGCTGGCGGTATTGCTGTTCATCGGCGACAAGCTGCGGCGCGCGGCGCGGCCGGCGTTGAAGCTGCACTGAGGGCGGCACGGGCTGTTTAGGCCCGATGTAGGAATGTTTTAGGGAATGCCGTTCACTTGCTGAAAGTGAGCGGCATTTTGTTTGGCCATGTGGCAGGTTGTTGGCTTTACCGTTTGGGCGAATGGTTGGCAGGGCGACCATATTTACCCTTCAGCATGCGCCGGTAAAAAAGCGGCTGGCCAGGAGCCGCCGAAACTAGCAGCGCGCTAACGTCGCGCGGCGTCGAACAAATCGGCGGCTTAAAACCTGGCCAGCCGCTTTTTTACCGGGATTTCGCGGGCTGCGGGGGCGGCCTGGGATTGCCAAGGGGCTGGCCGCACAGCCCCTGGCCGGTTTGGCGGGCGGAACCGCCACCTAAAATATTATCCGCGCAGCGGATGCATCTGATGATTTGCCATGGCGAGGCTGTTGTTTTGTCATTCGCTGCATGGATATCACTCGCTTGAATGTGTGCTGCGCCGCAGCTTGACCCGTTCCCGCCTTTCTTCGATGCTGTTTTGACATTTGCATATCGAAGGAGCGGGGATGGAGTTGGGCAAGTGGTTGGATGAGCGTCCGTTGGGCGGGTTTCAGTACCGGCTGTTGGCGTTGTGCGGGCTGTGCATGATTCTGGACGGCTTCGATGTGCAGGCGATGGGCTATGTCGCGCCGGCCTTGCTGGAGGATTGGGGCATCGCCAAATCAGCGCTGGGGCCGGTGTTCGCCGCTGGGCTGTTCGGCCTGCTGCTGGGCGCGCTGCTGTTCGGCGCCTTGTCCGACCGGGTCGGCCGTCGGCCGGTGCTGCTGGCCTGCACCTTGATGTTCGCCTCGGGCATGCTGGCGACGGCGGCGATTCAGACGCTGCCGCAGTTGATCGCTCTGCGCTTTCTCACCGGTCTGGGCTTGGGCGGCATCATGCCCAACGCGATGGCGCTGGCCGGCGAGTACAGTCCGGCGCGGCGGCGCGCCAGTCTGATGATGATCATTTCCTGCGGCTTCACCGCCGGCGCGCTGCTGGGCGGCCTGTTGGCGGCGTGGCTGATTCCGGCGCATGGCTGGCGCGCGGTGTTCGTGTTCGGCGGCGTCGCCCCACTGCTGCTGTGGCTGCCGATGCTGCGCGGCCTGCCGGAATCGGCGCGCTTTCTGCTGCTGCGCGGCCGCGCGCTTCAGGCATTGTTCTGGCTGCGGCGGATGGAGCCGGGCCTGCCGGCCGATTGCCGGCCGTGGCTGGCGGAGGCGCCGTCCCGCGCGGGATCGGTGGCGGCATTGTTCGCCGACGGGCTGGCGCGGCGCACGCTGCTGTTGTGGCTGCTGAGCTTCTTCAATCTGATCGTGTTGTATTTCCTGTCCAACTGGATGCCGTCGCTGTTGCGCGCGCAGGGGCTGGAAATGCGCGACGCGCTGCTGGCGGGCAGCATGCTGCAGCTGGGCGGGGTGGCTGGCACGCTGCTGCTGGGGTGGTGGATAGACCGCGGCGGGTTCCGCCGCGCGTTGCCGCCTTGCTTTCTGTTGGCGGCTCTGGGACTGTGGCTGCTGGGGCAGGTGGAGGGACAGGCCTTGTGGCTGTACGCGCTGTTGTTCTGCGTCGGTTTCTTCATCATCGGGGGCCAGCCGGCGGTCAACGCGCTGGCGGCCGGCGCCTATCCCACCAGCCTGCGTGCCACCGGGGTGGGCTGGAGCCTGGGCATGGGGAGGATAGGTTCAGTGTTGGGGCCGTGGCTGGGCGGCGCGCTGATCGGATTGAACTGGGGCCAGTCGGCGCTGTTCGCCTTGCTGGCGCTGGTGTCGCTGGGTTCGGCCGCGGTGGTGTGGATTTACCATCGAGAGCCCGAGCGGCGGGCCGCTGAGAAAGGCGTTTAAATCGCCAGCAGCGCGGCGAGCACGCGGCGGTCTTCGGCCAGCAGGATGTTGAAGGTGCGGCAGACAGCCTGGGTGTCCATGCATTCGACGCCGATGCCGGCCTGGGTCAGCGCCGCGTACAGCCGGGGATGGACGAAGCGCTGGCTGGCGCCTGAGCCGAACAGCACCACTTCCGGCCGGTAGGCCAGCAGCGCCTCGAAGTGCTCGGCGGCGAGGCTGGCGAAGTCAGGCGCGGACCAGACCGCCACCTCGTCTGCGCTGACGATCAGGTTGCCGTCGCGGCGCTCGGCGTTGATCAGCACGTGGCCTTCGCCGTAGCCGGTGAACAGGTTTTTGCCTTGTCCCAGCGACTGATGCATTTTCATCGGAATGGCTCCATTGGCGTGTGTGGGGCGCGCGGCGAGCGGGCCGCGCGGCGGCGCTGTGCAGCGCACCAAAGATTGGGATAGGATTATACCCAGACCCGGGGCCGGCGCGACTACGCGCGAAGCGTGGTTTCCAGCCGGCAGGACCAAGACAAGAGATCACATGAAACAACCACACCGCCAGCGCAAGACCGTTCCGTCCGGCGGGCGGCCTGAAACGGAAGCCGCCGCCGCCATGCAGCCAGTCCATAAATCGCAGAAACTCTCCAACGTCTGTTACGACATCCGCGGCCCGGTGCTGGAGCACGCCAAGAAGATGGAAGACGAAGGCCATCGCATCATCAAGCTCAATATCGGCAATCCGGCGCCGTTCGGCTTCTTCGCCCCTGATGAGTTGATCGAGGACGTGATCGCCAATTTGCCGGCGGCATCCGGCTATTCCGATTCCAAAGGCCTGTTCGCCGCGCGCAAGGCCATCATGCATTACGCGCAGCAGAAGCATCTGCCGAATGTGGCGATGGACGACATCA
This genomic window from Chromobacterium phragmitis contains:
- a CDS encoding NAD(P)/FAD-dependent oxidoreductase gives rise to the protein MLSRNAAVPRIVIVGGGAGGLELATRLGRTLGARHRAQVVLVDGSPTHIWKPLLHEVATGALNTGEDEVNYFAHGYRNGYDFEFGYMQGLDQKRRTIRLSAIKGRDGLPLSPEREISYDWLVLAVGAEANDFGTPGVAEHAMFLNTPNDAEKLRHRVLEQAFRASSGEEPARALSIAIVGGGATGVELAAELNHTMCELHHYGARLQPERVRISVIEGAERILAAAPPSLSAYAEEQLEAKRIQVLTKSLVAEVAADGVTLKDGRKVEADITVWAAGVKAPGWLGGLDGLETNRVNQLVVDTRLHCAGGDCVYAMGDCAAAPDGDSGRMLAATAQVAHQQARYLADELARRLDDKPARPFVFKPQGMMVSLGKHTAVGSLAALVGPKRDYHVEGRGAKLIYASLYRMHQAAVHGWVLAVLLFIGDKLRRAARPALKLH
- a CDS encoding MFS transporter, with the translated sequence MELGKWLDERPLGGFQYRLLALCGLCMILDGFDVQAMGYVAPALLEDWGIAKSALGPVFAAGLFGLLLGALLFGALSDRVGRRPVLLACTLMFASGMLATAAIQTLPQLIALRFLTGLGLGGIMPNAMALAGEYSPARRRASLMMIISCGFTAGALLGGLLAAWLIPAHGWRAVFVFGGVAPLLLWLPMLRGLPESARFLLLRGRALQALFWLRRMEPGLPADCRPWLAEAPSRAGSVAALFADGLARRTLLLWLLSFFNLIVLYFLSNWMPSLLRAQGLEMRDALLAGSMLQLGGVAGTLLLGWWIDRGGFRRALPPCFLLAALGLWLLGQVEGQALWLYALLFCVGFFIIGGQPAVNALAAGAYPTSLRATGVGWSLGMGRIGSVLGPWLGGALIGLNWGQSALFALLALVSLGSAAVVWIYHREPERRAAEKGV
- a CDS encoding Mth938-like domain-containing protein, whose protein sequence is MKMHQSLGQGKNLFTGYGEGHVLINAERRDGNLIVSADEVAVWSAPDFASLAAEHFEALLAYRPEVVLFGSGASQRFVHPRLYAALTQAGIGVECMDTQAVCRTFNILLAEDRRVLAALLAI